The DNA window cattgctttcacatcctgcatgtgagctcccaaaggcacctggtgggccactgcgagtagcagaatgctggactagatggactctggtctgatccagcaggctagttcttatgttcttatgacttggaAGAAATTTCCTTCTTGACCCAGTGTTGTACTGCCAcagagtggcactcagagcaaGCCCTGGGCACTGCGCCCAGGCCCCACCAAACTCTCCGGCATCACCTCCTGCCGAACTCCTCCGCTGCCACTCACCGCCGTAaccacagaaacaaaacagaacaaacctTCTCCTCTGTCCGAGTGGTGTGGTTGGCAACATGTTGGGGGCGAGGCCTTATCCATGTCTACCCAGCTGCATCTGGAGAGGGTAAGGCGTGCTAAAACAAGCTCCCCTGTTAACTGCAGCTAGGGACCTTTGCAagtggggaagggcgggggagcTTCCTAATTTGGCAAAGGGGGGTTGGCCTCAATCCTGGGAAATAGGGGAGGCTGAGCTTTGTGAtccccccctcttctccccaggaAGGGAAGGCACAGCTGGAAATTGCTATGGCCACAAAGTGTGGCAGTGGAGCCTACCACACTGGGTTCAAGTTTGCAAAGCAGACCAGAGCTTAGCAGGCAGTTGCAGCTTAGCAGAGCTTAGCATGGAGTTGCAGTGCAGGGGGAGGGCATAGTGCACCCTCAAATTACCCATGGGCTCATGGTGTCTGGGTCAAACGATCCCCCCTAGatcctgaccccaaagtgacaATTCCATTTCCCTGAGCATgtcagaaagggccacaagagctgaGCCCTGTCTCATTCTTTTCTGCCCTTCTTCTCATGATCTGCCAAAGTTCACAGAATCAACATTGCCATCAGTTGGCCGTCTagcttctgcttaaaaacctccaaagaaggagagccctcTGCCTCCCAAGGAAGCCAGTTCCACTGAGGGACCACTGTAACCATCAGGAAGTGTTTCCTAACATTTAGCCAAAAATTCTTTATATAATTTTCAATCTTTTGGTTCTGGTCCTACTTTCTGGGGTAACAAAAAACAACTCCACACCATCCTCTGTGAGACAGCCCTTCAGACAGCTGACGATAGCTATCCTATCATCTGTCAGTCACCTCTTCTGAAGGCTGaacaaacccagctcctccaaCCTTTCCTCAAAGGGCTTGTTCGCCAGACCCCTCACCATCATTGCTGTCCTCTGGACACATTTCAGCTTGTCcccatccttcttaaactgtggtgcccaaaactgagcACAGTTCTCCAAATGTTGATCAGTTTGATCCAGAGAAGGCTAATTGGGGCGTATAAACttgcttttttgtgtgtattCTCCTTATTAGGCATGCAAAAGCCAGCTTGATATGGGAGAATAGTCAGAAACTGATAATGCACTCTGTGCACAGATATATCTGAAGTGAGGTAGTATATTGGCATGCCCTCTCCCCAACCTTTCACTGTTGTCTAAAGGTTTTTGTTCAATGCTCCATGTCATCTCATTGTGTTTATTTAGTACCTTCTCCCATGAGTGTACCTTCAACTGCCTATTGCAGTAATGCTGCCCTAGAACTGATTTATATGCCACATGTCTTTAGGTAAAGGATGGAATGATGTTATAAGTAATTCACAAACTCAGCTCCTGAAATTTCTGGATTTCTAGTGAATGGGAACGTTGTACTAAATACAAGGGGGAACGGAATTTCAGTTACTTATATTTGTTTCTTACATTAAAAAGGGTGTATGTTTTGTAAGATTTAATGTGATAGTTAAGCCCAAGTTCGCTTCTATTCATACTCTTCTGTGTGACCTGTTATTCTGCCTTTTCCATTGCATCTTTCTTCTTTTGCACATTCTTAAAATTGCTGTCCTTCTGTTTGGCCTTCTCATTCCACAGCCCTTTGCACATTTACCCTTTTTTAAATTTGTCAGCGAGTTATCATGGCTGTGTTCATAGTCTTTTGTGTTCATAGTTTGGTTTTGTGTTACTAGAAAGATGTGTCTCCTGACctttaaaagggaaagggagagcttTCTAAAGGAAAATAATGATGGTTGCTATATTCAGGAATATTCTAGATAAAATTTCTCCCTATCCTACCTACGTGCACAAAGGGCTGTAAACTGGCAGATAGGAGAAGGCTAAGCTTTAACGGATAATTGGAATAGGCCTGGCAAAAACTGCAGCCAGTGCATGCTTTGGGCGTAGCCTTGCCCATATCAGAAATGGTTGTATCAAACTCAGTTTCACTAGATATTGATCCACAGCTGATAGATTTGCATTTAGTGACAAAGAAACATGACAGCCTGTGACAGAGAACGTGAATTCGGTAGCTTTTGTTTGGTCTATCCTATTATTTCCTCCCCCCAATAGCTTAATTTCAATCCCACCTAAATTGAACTATGCCTGTATGTTGAGCCAAAACAGAAGTCAGTCAACCATCCACTGCATTACTGTGTTCAGTATGCCTTTactgcatacccccccccccccccccagcagcctggTGTGGAATTCCCTCTGTTCTAATGAGGGAGGGTAGTTGGGCAGAAGGATAGAACTGATTACATTCCTTAGACAGGTCAATTAAAAAACCTTCTGCTCTGCGTCCCATAATTGGTCACACATATTTTACAGTTTCCGTTGCTAAAAGCTATCTTAGGCAACTGCATACTTTGTTTAGTTGGCCCTGCTTTGGTCCCTTCCAATGcccctgaaagtgatgctgcaCCTTGTGACTTTCCATAGTCTGTTGGGTTAGCCCTACTTTGTCAGCACTGCAGTTGAATAAATTCAGTACAGTGCTGGGGTATGTGAGTgtctgaaaaaatatatattcagacACACACgtcatttttttctgattccaGACTGTAAAATAGTTTTGTAAactgtggaggggtgtgtgtgtgcaccatATAGCTGCTATGTggtgtcattttttttgtttgtttagtggGAAGTCAGTGAACTTAGTAGTGGTAGAATTTTGGAGAGGTCAGTGGGACAGGTCATGGAGGGAGGAAACACAGTTGTGTAGTTATATTTTGGCATATATCTTACATTTCTTATGATACAAGATACAGTGGAGAGCCAAAGTAGTGTAATGGGTAAGAGCAgggggactttaatctggagaactgggttggattccccactcttccacgtgagcaAAAGAGTcttatgtttccacactcctgcattcctgctgggtgaccttaggccaatcacagtccttcagaactctctcagccccacctacctcacaaggtgtctgttgtggggagaggaagggaaaggaacttgtaactgagtctccttacatgacagAAGAATGGGgtttaaatctaaactcttcttctctacaaTTTAAACTGTACATTTAAATGGCTTGTAAACATAATATGTTCAAATATGACCAGAATAAAAGCTGAAGATGTCTGTGATTTGTttgcagctttttttaaaactaagagATCCTATGTTGCTACAAGTCAGGCTTATTATTCAAAACAAACAAGTGTTCTTGTCGTTCATTAGTGAACCCTGATCACTGTTTTGAAGTATATTTCTTCCCTTATGCAAAATACTGCTGAAAATCTGCAGGAAAGAAAATCTCTAATCAACTTCTTGCTATGACAAAATTCAAACTTTTCTGGTAATTAATGACATTCTTCTCTAATAAAATCTTTATCTTTTGTCTTTGGTGCCTTGCAGGGTTGGTACAGTAGGCCTCACTAGACTTAGCTGCAACTAAGAATTTCTCCTACAACAACAAAGTTAATGGTGATGCTCTTGTGGATTATCGAATAAAAGTGCACGCTAAGTATTTAAGAAGCGGAGAAAACAAATTTGTCTTGTCAAAGTTTGTACCACAACTACTGCCATCAAGACAGCAAAACCAATGGACAAAGAAATGATCCACAGTATTTGTAAACGTAAACTTGATTGGTCTTACTAAGGCTCGAGGCCTGTGACCTGGACTTCAACATTGGGAATTACTTAATTTACAAAGATGGGGGCAGCTTTGGAACCAGCAGACATTGCCATTGTGGTATTGTACTTTGTGCTTGTGCTGTGCATAGGTTtttttgccatgtggaaacacAATCGAAGCACTATAAGTGGGTACTTCCTGGCAGGGCGATCTATGACTTGGGTAGCGATCGGTGCTTCCTTGTTTGTGAGCAACATCGGGAGTGAACACTTCATTGGGCTTGCAGGATCTGGAGCAGCAAGTGGATTTGCAGTAGGAGCATGGGAGTTCAACGCCTTATTGCTTTTGCAGTTCTTAGGATGGATCTTCGTTCCTGTCTACATAAGATCTGGAGTATACACCATGCCAGAGTACTTGTTCAAACGTTTTGGAGGTCATAGAATTCAAGTATACTTTGCAGTGTTGTCTCTGATTCTATATATTTTCACCAAACTTTCAGTAGATTTGTATTCAGGTGCATTGTTTATTCAAGAATCGCTAGGCTGGAATCTTTATCTGTCAGTTATACTGTTGATTGGAATGACTGCATTGTTGACAGTGACTGGGGGTCTGGTTGCAGTTATCTATACAGATACTGTTCAAGCTTTGCTTATGATTATTGGTGCCCTCACACTTATGATCATAAGTATCACAGAAGTTGGCGGGTTTGAAGAAGTTAAGCGAAGGTACATGTTAGCATCACCAAATATTACATCAATCATGCTGACATACAACCTTTCGAATACAAATTCCTGTCATGTTGACCCAAAGCCTGACTCACTGAAAATGTTGCGTGAACCAACTGATGAAGATATTCCTTGGCCTGGGTTCCTTTTGGGACAGACTCCAGCCTCTGTATGGTACTGGTGCGCAGACCAAGTCATTGTTCAGAGGGTTTTGGCAGCAAAAAATATTGCTCATGCCAAAGGCTCTACCCTAATGGCAGGTTTTCTAAAACTTTTGCCTATGTTTATTATAGTTGTTCCAGGTATGATTTCACGAATACTGTTTGCTGATGACATTGCATGTATCAATCCAGAGCATTGCATGCAAGTTTGTGGAAGTCGGGCTGGGTGCTCTAACATTGCCTATCCACGTTTGGTTATGAAACTTGTTCCTGTTGGCCTGCGAGGACTTATGATGGCTGTAATGATTGCTGCACTAATGAGTGATTTGGATTCTATATTTAACAGTGCCAGCACCATATTCACGCTTGATGTGTACAAACTCCTAATACGCAGGAATGCATCCTCTAAAGAACTCATGATTGTAGGAAGAATGTTTGTTGCTTTCATGGTAGTTGTAAGCATTGCTTGGGTCCCAATAATTGTGGAAATGCAGGGAGGCCAAATGTATCTCTATATTCAAGAGGTTGCAGACTATTTGACTCCACCCGTGGCTGCTCTGTTTCTTTTGGGCATATTTTGGAAGCGTTGCAATGAGCAAGGTGCCTTCTACGGTGGAATGGTTGGATTTCTCCTCGGAGCTATACGACTGATACTGGCATTTATCTATCGTGTTCCTGAATGTAACCAACCTGATACTCGGCCAAGCTTCATCAAAAGTATTCATTACATGTATGTTGCCACTGCATTGTTTTGGATCACTGGAATTGTGGCTATAGTTGTAAGCCTTTTTACATCACCACCTTCAAAGGAACAAATCAGGACAACCACATTCTGGTCTGTGAAAAACAGGACTGTAAAAGAAAGCACTTCAGCTGAAGATTCACTCAAAGCACAAGAGAAGACCATCTTAAAATATGATGAGACACCTAATCATATATCTTCAAATGGTAAATCTGAAGAAAACGTTAAAAGTGATCAACCTGAAAATATCAATCTTTTAATTACTTGCACAGATGACGTCAATCCAGTGATCTCTATAAGTAACTCTGAAGCTGAGACACCAGTAGATTGCTATTCTAATGGACAAGCAGCTCTTATGGGTGAAAAGAAGGTGGAGAAAGAGACTGACAGAAATGACAAACACTGGAAGTTCATAAATTGGTTCTGTGGCTTTAAAACTAAAATCATGAACAAAAGAGGCAGCCATGATAAGGAAGAAGAGACTATTTGTCTACAAATGCTGGAAGAGACTCCAAAAGTTAAATTTCTACTAAATACTGGACTAGTCTGTGTGTGTTCACTTGGAATattcatgtttgtttatttctctttGTGAGTGAATGAGGAGTTTAAGGGTATGGTCAAACAAATACAAACTGAGATATTAGTCcctgaaaaaatatttatatatctatattgTGTGCGTTTGTCTGTCTTACATCTCAGGCATCTTTTACGCTATTAATGTCAGCCAAATTGTTTTTCAACCAATATGAAAAAGATTAGATTGATATCGTAACATTTCTGCTATAGTGCAGAAAGTTGAGGGATTtatagtgccattctaagcagagttgcagcCTTCCAAGTCCATTCAAATCAGTGGGCtcagaatggtgtaactctgctgagaACAGCACTGTTAGTAGAGTACTAAATGGTGGGTTTTAAGATACCAAAGTAAAGACATCTGTAGTTTTTGAAGGTGAAATGTGAAAACAGTCCAAGGTTAAGCATTCTTCAAACACCAGATCTAATAGTGTTTCCAACAAATCAAGGTGTTCCACATGATCTTTACATGATCTTTTGTTATTTCAGACAGTTTGAAGATATGTGTGGCAGAATTCTAATATTGCTTCTCCTTTCTAGTtaaaatcaaatattttaaaatagcagTTCTTCTACTCTTGCTTATTTATATTTGATGTCCTAGTTGCAATGAATAGCAGCATCTACACATGGATCTGGTTCAGAAATCTGATATGACTGTACTCTGCTCCACGTAAAGATGATAGTAGAGGGTATATTTTCCACCACAGAATAAAGCATATTGGACCtccttgttgtagaatgctccatctgggtGCTAGTTCCTCCCTAGTCCTGCTCCCCTCATCcttttgaaagtgaaaatacattttggcataaatgctcttgtatcaaaataccctgttcagtaatgcacaaaataatggttttgacaaaggtcatgaataaaaatgaatgataattatcATATttttcgggactatattctaatgtggaaacattcaactttctcaaccactgcacctcaactgaccgaattATCATCTTTcggtggaacagagtatagtcatCAGAATGCTGGTGACACCCCTTGCTGCATCTCATCAGAGTTAGGTGAACAAAGAATGCTCTGAACAGGTGCTTGGAAATGGTAACAGGCTAGGTGAAGAGCAGTAAAATGTCTAGCTATGACTGAGATTAGTCTTGTTGATAGCAGCCAGATTGTttgctgggggagggagacaTGACAGACTAGTGTGTGCCTGCTGGTGGCAATCCAGGTCTCTTCTGCCTTTAATCACCTTAAGTTAGTCTGCTAGCTGCTCCTTGGAACAGCATGGTCGGGGCAACGTTATTCATGCTCTAATCATATCCAGGTTAGATTGCTATAACTTTATGTGGGGATGCCTTTGAAGACTGGAAAATTCACATTGTTCAGAATGCATCAGTGATGCTACTATCTGGCCATTCTTAAACATCACTGGCTGTTAGATTGTTTCAGGACACAATTCAGAACAGTGATTCTTTCCTTTGAAGTACTAAAAAGTGTGAGACAGGAGTATTTTGAAGTCTGTGTATTGCCCTAAGGACCTGCTGATGTTTGTTTTGGAGCCCTATATTCTGTTTACCTCTTATTTGGATGGATCAGAGGTTTTGATAGTATTGTGTTGTTTTAAAGATGTGAGCAACTTGAGCATTTAATGGCAAATATTTTAAACTAACACTAAAGCCTATTATGCAAACAAATACATGGGCTGCAGAAAACTgttgaggaagaagagaagaagagtttggatttatactccacctttatctcctgtaaggagactcaaggtggcttacaagctcctttcccttcctctccccacaacctacaccttgtgaggtaggtggggctgagagagctccaaagaactgtgaatagcccaaagtcacccagctggcatgtgttggagtgcacaagctaatctagttcaccagataagccttcacagtttaagtggcagagcagggaatcaaacccagttctccagattaaaatccacctgctcttaaccactacaccacactagctccaatgggagctaataagagataggggctacccctttgagggtccctaaaactgcaccccctgaaccaaacttcacaaaacctgggtggtatcatcaagagagtctcctaaagataccctgcaattttggtgccactagtttaaAACAGTTCTCCCTATCCTACCTACGTACACAAAGGGCTGTA is part of the Sphaerodactylus townsendi isolate TG3544 linkage group LG04, MPM_Stown_v2.3, whole genome shotgun sequence genome and encodes:
- the SLC5A3 gene encoding sodium/myo-inositol cotransporter, with the protein product MGAALEPADIAIVVLYFVLVLCIGFFAMWKHNRSTISGYFLAGRSMTWVAIGASLFVSNIGSEHFIGLAGSGAASGFAVGAWEFNALLLLQFLGWIFVPVYIRSGVYTMPEYLFKRFGGHRIQVYFAVLSLILYIFTKLSVDLYSGALFIQESLGWNLYLSVILLIGMTALLTVTGGLVAVIYTDTVQALLMIIGALTLMIISITEVGGFEEVKRRYMLASPNITSIMLTYNLSNTNSCHVDPKPDSLKMLREPTDEDIPWPGFLLGQTPASVWYWCADQVIVQRVLAAKNIAHAKGSTLMAGFLKLLPMFIIVVPGMISRILFADDIACINPEHCMQVCGSRAGCSNIAYPRLVMKLVPVGLRGLMMAVMIAALMSDLDSIFNSASTIFTLDVYKLLIRRNASSKELMIVGRMFVAFMVVVSIAWVPIIVEMQGGQMYLYIQEVADYLTPPVAALFLLGIFWKRCNEQGAFYGGMVGFLLGAIRLILAFIYRVPECNQPDTRPSFIKSIHYMYVATALFWITGIVAIVVSLFTSPPSKEQIRTTTFWSVKNRTVKESTSAEDSLKAQEKTILKYDETPNHISSNGKSEENVKSDQPENINLLITCTDDVNPVISISNSEAETPVDCYSNGQAALMGEKKVEKETDRNDKHWKFINWFCGFKTKIMNKRGSHDKEEETICLQMLEETPKVKFLLNTGLVCVCSLGIFMFVYFSL